The nucleotide window GCCCTACAAATCTACCAAAACCTTCCTTTGCAGTGTTTACTTTATCTTTACTTTTTACAGCACTTATAAACGCCAGCACCATTAATAGTGCCTCTGTTGCATACCATTTAAGGATAGATTTTAAATTTACATTATTGTATTTTACGCGCCAAACGTACCAGCCATTTCTAACTACCATTTTTCCGTATTTGTAAGTACTAGGTCTACCCGAAGGTTCGTGGTAATGCCCTAGCCTGGCTGATGTATTAACATATAATTTCCCAATTTTAGATAAACGTAAACAAAAATCAGCATCTTCATACAATCCGTAGCCTTCAAAGTACTCTGAAAAGGTTATCTGGTCAAAAACTTCAGTTCTATAAGAGGCTACACCACCCATGAATAATTCTACCTCGTAAGTTTTTCCTGTTGGAGGTAAAAAACTCACAGATCTACCATGACCAAATGTTGGTAAATAACACGGAGGTCTATCTGGCTGTAATCCAAATTTAGCACGTATCCTAAATCGAAGTGGTTCTATACGACAGTACCCATCAAAGCAAAATAAACTTGGTGCTTTAATATGTTTACGCTTATGCCAGTCTACCTCATTGGTGATATACCCTCCTACA belongs to Winogradskyella sp. J14-2 and includes:
- a CDS encoding glycosyltransferase family 2 protein: MNFSLIICTYNRSLALEKLLKSVLKQTLYPNYVLIIDASENEKTKHLVSNGNFINTEYYKVGEKDKGLTKQRNYGISKLEKDTEVVCFLDDDTILEPNYFNRLINTYKQYPTAIGVGGYITNEVDWHKRKHIKAPSLFCFDGYCRIEPLRFRIRAKFGLQPDRPPCYLPTFGHGRSVSFLPPTGKTYEVELFMGGVASYRTEVFDQITFSEYFEGYGLYEDADFCLRLSKIGKLYVNTSARLGHYHEPSGRPSTYKYGKMVVRNGWYVWRVKYNNVNLKSILKWYATEALLMVLAFISAVKSKDKVNTAKEGFGRFVGLLKLIVSKPKINS